In Synechocystis sp. PCC 6714, the following are encoded in one genomic region:
- the tnpA gene encoding IS200/IS605 family transposase, whose protein sequence is MTTNLRRERNSVSSLKIHLVFVTKYRRQVLTSEGLAILEKSFNDVAKKMNFQVIEFNGESDHVHALIEFPPKLSVSQIVNALKGVSSRRYGQANLPKPYGKDSLWSPSYFASTVGGAPIEMLRLYIQNQLKPS, encoded by the coding sequence ATGACAACTAATTTGCGTAGGGAGAGAAACAGTGTATCTAGCTTAAAAATTCACTTGGTTTTTGTCACCAAGTATCGTCGTCAAGTCCTAACTTCAGAAGGGCTTGCTATACTAGAAAAGTCGTTTAATGATGTCGCAAAGAAGATGAATTTCCAAGTGATTGAATTTAATGGCGAGTCAGATCATGTTCACGCTTTAATTGAGTTTCCACCTAAGCTATCTGTGTCGCAAATAGTCAACGCCTTAAAAGGTGTCTCTAGTCGTCGATATGGACAAGCGAACCTCCCTAAACCCTATGGCAAAGATTCTTTGTGGAGTCCTTCTTATTTCGCTTCTACTGTTGGTGGTGCTCCTATCGAAATGCTTAGACTCTACATACAAAACCAACTAAAGCCCTCCTGA
- a CDS encoding GNAT family N-acetyltransferase codes for METSSNVNFRAAIPQDDGVIAEHFYHLWRDLGIADAVTKPQWATLSTEFIAQARQHLHYQAFVAEVAGTIVGSAGGQRFDGLYPWIFSYSDRQYGYIWGIYVEPDYRHRGIATRLTQLTVEHLRGIGCTRVVLNAAPKARPLYQRLGFIDSNLMQLDLNETKLP; via the coding sequence ATGGAGACATCCTCTAACGTCAACTTTCGAGCCGCTATCCCCCAGGATGACGGGGTGATTGCCGAGCACTTTTACCACCTGTGGCGCGACCTAGGTATAGCCGATGCGGTGACTAAGCCACAGTGGGCCACCCTCTCCACCGAGTTTATCGCCCAGGCCCGTCAGCACCTGCACTATCAGGCCTTTGTGGCAGAAGTAGCAGGGACTATTGTTGGCTCGGCCGGAGGGCAGCGCTTTGATGGGCTTTATCCCTGGATTTTTTCTTACAGTGATCGCCAGTACGGCTATATATGGGGTATCTACGTGGAGCCTGACTACCGCCATCGGGGCATTGCCACCCGACTAACCCAGCTCACAGTGGAGCATTTGCGCGGCATCGGCTGCACTAGAGTAGTGCTAAATGCTGCCCCCAAGGCTCGCCCGCTTTACCAGCGCTTGGGCTTTATCGACAGCAATCTGATGCAACTTGATCTGAACGAAACTAAACTCCCATGA
- the csx2 gene encoding TIGR02221 family CRISPR-associated protein, with translation MIKIITFLGDRGGLDTIYQHQGKNYRGQVFAEALHQFCTYDAMLVCVTDKAKENSYPILAAYNDPRIQPVHIPTGYTTEEMWQTFQLITAQINEGDRVIFDITHGLRSLPFLVFLFAAYLKAAKNIEIQAIYYGALELREAKDNPAPVIDLSEFVGMLDWIAATDRFVKVGDGLPLAELLKNAIPGIERANDPAVRPLARQLDHASKIIGEISQAIALVRPLETLKLTVRLEKILNKADASFDQRAKPFTLIARQLLDEYGQFALSDSLDSENLSRNLWLQFQMIDWYMKRGQVMQAMTLAGEWLISVVAYRLGSNHLLDNRQQVGFALNNGSAILQKKQPQKSSEFDQAFQALPDYRELSDLRGKLSEIRNDLAHVGMNKNPKSAKNLMDLANKIFPRLQSLAETFLISDNSSSVDEPS, from the coding sequence ATGATTAAAATTATTACTTTCCTCGGCGATCGGGGAGGGCTAGACACAATCTATCAGCACCAGGGTAAAAACTATCGTGGACAGGTTTTTGCCGAGGCGTTGCATCAATTTTGTACCTATGATGCCATGCTAGTCTGTGTAACCGACAAAGCAAAAGAAAATAGTTATCCTATTCTTGCCGCTTATAATGACCCTCGCATTCAACCTGTTCACATTCCCACTGGATATACCACTGAGGAAATGTGGCAAACTTTTCAACTTATTACTGCCCAGATTAACGAAGGAGACCGGGTTATTTTTGACATAACCCATGGGCTACGTTCTCTGCCATTTTTAGTCTTCCTTTTTGCTGCTTATCTAAAAGCTGCTAAAAATATTGAGATCCAAGCTATCTATTATGGAGCCTTGGAGTTGCGAGAAGCAAAGGATAATCCTGCCCCCGTTATTGATCTTTCCGAATTTGTCGGTATGCTGGATTGGATTGCCGCCACTGATCGCTTTGTGAAAGTGGGGGACGGTTTACCTTTGGCAGAACTTTTGAAGAATGCTATTCCTGGCATAGAAAGGGCAAATGATCCGGCTGTCCGTCCTTTGGCAAGACAACTTGACCACGCTTCAAAAATTATTGGTGAAATTTCCCAGGCGATCGCCTTAGTTCGCCCCTTAGAAACATTAAAACTAACAGTAAGACTAGAAAAAATTTTAAATAAAGCCGATGCTAGCTTTGATCAACGGGCCAAACCATTCACTTTGATTGCCAGACAGCTTTTAGACGAATACGGTCAATTTGCCTTGTCAGACTCCCTGGATTCCGAAAACTTGAGCCGTAATCTTTGGCTTCAGTTTCAGATGATTGATTGGTATATGAAGCGGGGCCAGGTGATGCAGGCGATGACTCTAGCTGGGGAATGGTTGATTTCCGTTGTGGCTTATCGTTTGGGCTCAAATCATCTCCTAGACAATCGCCAGCAAGTGGGATTTGCCCTTAACAACGGGTCAGCAATTTTGCAAAAAAAACAGCCTCAAAAATCTTCTGAGTTTGACCAAGCTTTTCAAGCCTTGCCCGATTATAGGGAATTGAGCGATTTGCGGGGAAAGCTATCAGAAATTCGTAATGATCTAGCCCATGTAGGCATGAATAAAAATCCTAAATCAGCAAAGAATTTGATGGATCTAGCCAACAAAATTTTTCCTAGGTTACAAAGCCTAGCAGAAACTTTTCTGATTTCTGATAATTCTTCCTCAGTTGACGAACCTTCGTAA
- a CDS encoding putative CRISPR-associated protein, producing the protein MKLLITTTGTSLLTNAAKQYGKNKAEITDNELRHYFEIAGSEAASAETNSLLKIVEPNDFVSLLHTATPDGSRCAQQIKNYLQSNGWNNVSLRQLELEENESQFERHGLRNLVNTLIDEITTGQREGKDVMINATGGFKAQIAYTTMVGTIFQIPVKYIYQNFQKPVTFPPLPITWNLGLLIQYDHFFTWIDEEPRSMQLVWQRLQSIQPSDRIAIEQLLLFPNENDNSNEIFLSAAGDILWQRVQQQRQIPVGEPPPSDIPTVDKISNSLTRVRHHYPRGTREFAETVASLSAVEEIIGGHFENTTNRRIKNVFDDGTIRVLWADNEKATNLTIRTTARGQAQTLQFAERFIKPLLQ; encoded by the coding sequence ATGAAACTACTAATAACAACAACAGGGACATCTTTGCTTACAAATGCTGCCAAGCAATATGGGAAAAACAAAGCTGAAATCACTGATAATGAACTGCGCCATTACTTCGAGATTGCTGGTTCGGAAGCTGCATCAGCAGAGACCAATTCATTGCTGAAAATTGTTGAACCTAACGATTTTGTTTCACTCCTCCACACTGCCACCCCAGACGGCTCCCGCTGTGCTCAGCAAATAAAAAACTATCTCCAGAGCAACGGATGGAACAATGTAAGCCTACGGCAACTAGAACTTGAAGAAAACGAGTCCCAATTTGAGCGTCATGGTCTTCGTAACCTAGTCAATACCCTTATTGATGAAATTACGACGGGACAGCGGGAAGGTAAGGATGTCATGATCAATGCCACTGGAGGTTTTAAAGCACAAATTGCCTACACAACAATGGTAGGAACTATTTTTCAAATTCCAGTCAAATATATCTATCAAAATTTTCAAAAACCGGTTACTTTCCCTCCGTTGCCAATTACTTGGAACCTAGGCTTACTAATTCAGTATGATCATTTTTTTACCTGGATTGATGAAGAACCCCGTTCTATGCAGTTAGTTTGGCAACGACTACAAAGCATTCAGCCATCAGATAGGATTGCCATAGAACAGCTATTGCTTTTTCCCAATGAAAATGATAATAGCAATGAAATTTTTCTTTCGGCCGCTGGAGATATTCTTTGGCAACGCGTACAACAGCAAAGGCAAATTCCAGTTGGGGAACCACCACCATCGGATATTCCGACAGTAGATAAAATATCAAATTCTCTGACAAGGGTAAGACATCACTATCCCAGGGGAACTAGGGAGTTTGCAGAAACCGTGGCTTCTTTATCGGCTGTTGAAGAAATCATAGGAGGTCATTTTGAAAATACAACAAATCGACGCATCAAAAATGTCTTTGATGATGGAACTATTCGTGTTTTATGGGCTGATAATGAGAAAGCCACAAACTTAACCATCCGTACAACGGCAAGGGGACAGGCTCAAACTTTGCAATTTGCTGAGCGTTTCATCAAACCACTTTTGCAATAG
- a CDS encoding RNA-guided endonuclease TnpB family protein: MKLRYQYRFYPTDQQRQSLAQLFGCVRVVWNDALAFCKDSEKLPSYNVLSKRLTECKQTEQRKWLTDVSAVPLQQSIRNLSTAYKNFFDSVKGKRRSKKVNPPKFKSRRSKQSATFVNSGFTLKDNDRIYLAKIGFLDVVWSRPFPSKPSSVTVIKDATNRYFLSFVVEVNPEQLSDNGQSVGIDLGIIDFATLSTGEKIKSPKPLKAKLNRLRKCQRNLARKQKGSKRREKARLRVAKVHAKVKDTRTDFLHKLSTRLIRENKTVILEDLNTAGMMKNRCLSRAISDLGWRSFRTMLEAKAEMYGRDFRIISRWEPTSQRCSCCGEIGGKKELNIREWTCLFCGANHDRDINAATNILVAGGHSETQNGRGGNHQTTSVAASCEASTHRKAIQLNLFAS, from the coding sequence ATGAAGTTAAGATATCAATACCGTTTCTACCCAACAGACCAACAGCGACAGAGTTTAGCTCAGTTGTTCGGTTGTGTCCGTGTAGTCTGGAATGATGCTTTAGCTTTTTGCAAAGATTCAGAGAAATTACCCTCGTACAATGTTCTGTCTAAAAGATTGACGGAGTGCAAGCAAACGGAGCAAAGAAAATGGTTGACTGATGTTTCGGCTGTTCCATTGCAACAGTCCATTAGGAATCTCAGTACAGCCTATAAAAACTTCTTTGATTCTGTTAAAGGGAAACGCAGGAGCAAAAAGGTTAATCCCCCTAAGTTCAAGAGTCGAAGATCAAAACAATCTGCTACTTTTGTTAACTCAGGATTTACCCTCAAAGACAATGACAGAATTTACCTTGCCAAAATTGGATTTCTTGATGTGGTGTGGAGTCGTCCTTTCCCATCAAAACCTAGTTCAGTAACGGTAATCAAAGATGCGACTAATCGGTACTTTTTGAGCTTTGTTGTTGAAGTTAACCCAGAACAGTTGTCCGACAATGGGCAGTCTGTAGGGATTGACCTGGGCATCATTGACTTTGCCACTTTAAGTACAGGGGAAAAGATTAAATCCCCCAAGCCCTTAAAGGCGAAGTTAAACCGACTCAGGAAGTGCCAGCGCAATCTTGCCCGTAAACAAAAGGGCAGTAAACGACGGGAAAAGGCACGGTTAAGGGTTGCAAAAGTTCATGCAAAGGTAAAAGATACCCGCACCGATTTTTTGCATAAATTGTCCACCAGATTGATCCGTGAAAACAAAACGGTGATTTTGGAGGATTTAAACACCGCCGGGATGATGAAAAATCGTTGTCTTTCCCGTGCCATTTCTGACCTTGGTTGGCGTAGCTTTCGCACTATGTTAGAAGCCAAAGCAGAAATGTATGGTAGGGACTTTCGGATCATCTCTCGTTGGGAACCGACTTCTCAACGTTGTTCCTGTTGTGGTGAAATTGGCGGCAAAAAAGAGTTAAATATCCGTGAATGGACTTGCCTTTTCTGTGGGGCAAACCACGACAGAGATATTAATGCCGCAACAAATATACTGGTCGCCGGAGGACATTCGGAGACCCAAAACGGACGTGGAGGAAACCATCAGACTACTTCGGTAGCGGCATCCTGTGAAGCGTCAACCCACCGAAAAGCTATTCAGTTAAATCTGTTTGCTTCGTAG
- a CDS encoding DUF6516 family protein — MRNADDYLAWIKSVIALCPVVVDLSLIREETLADRGLWRYRLTLSDESLLELFEFFTIKFDKINAIKYSFHWQTKDGQLIKRWDNAAHHHEIITYPHHLHDGIKNLVFPHEPVDIQEILSMISAQITSS; from the coding sequence ATGAGGAATGCTGATGACTATCTGGCTTGGATCAAATCGGTGATTGCGCTTTGCCCTGTTGTTGTTGACCTTTCCCTCATTCGAGAAGAAACCTTAGCCGATAGAGGATTATGGCGATATCGTCTAACATTATCCGACGAAAGTTTATTAGAGCTATTTGAATTTTTTACTATTAAGTTCGATAAAATTAATGCTATTAAATATAGTTTTCATTGGCAAACCAAAGATGGGCAATTGATAAAACGTTGGGATAATGCAGCCCATCACCATGAAATTATTACCTATCCCCACCATCTGCATGATGGGATCAAAAACTTGGTTTTCCCCCATGAACCTGTTGATATTCAAGAAATTCTTAGCATGATTTCTGCTCAGATAACTTCCAGTTAA
- a CDS encoding RAMP superfamily CRISPR-associated protein, with amino-acid sequence MYHKAYGIIETLAPLHVGASAGEETGNLNLIFRDQFTQTGIIPGSSIRGRFRADMRSDNPDATRTWYGHEAVTGQTDGRTTEAIVKFEYASLVWLPVFCPGQPVVWISCPRLLKRYSFLTGISATVPKPYTGSTNLKARAVGSKKILFFNLGFMEIEHSQDMSPWVPAGTTLDEANLVVVGDNDIAQLHDMALYRQSRVKLADDMKKVEGGAFFNVEALPEGSVLIFPIALKEKGWQPFGQSTTQDLYFGGLESIGFGHTSVTLGGDL; translated from the coding sequence ATGTATCACAAGGCTTACGGCATTATTGAAACCCTCGCACCACTTCACGTCGGAGCAAGTGCCGGGGAAGAAACCGGTAACTTAAACCTAATTTTTCGGGATCAATTTACCCAAACCGGCATTATTCCCGGTAGTTCTATTCGGGGCCGCTTTCGGGCCGATATGCGATCAGATAATCCTGATGCGACCAGGACATGGTACGGACACGAAGCTGTTACTGGGCAAACAGACGGAAGAACCACCGAGGCGATCGTCAAGTTTGAATATGCTTCCTTGGTTTGGCTACCTGTATTCTGTCCCGGTCAACCAGTGGTGTGGATTAGCTGTCCTCGCTTGTTGAAGCGTTACTCTTTCCTAACTGGTATTTCCGCCACTGTGCCTAAACCTTACACTGGCTCTACTAACCTTAAAGCCCGCGCCGTTGGTAGCAAAAAAATCCTATTTTTCAACCTTGGGTTTATGGAAATTGAACATTCCCAAGATATGTCCCCCTGGGTTCCCGCTGGTACAACCCTCGATGAAGCCAATTTAGTGGTGGTGGGGGATAACGATATTGCCCAGTTGCATGACATGGCGCTCTATCGTCAAAGCCGGGTGAAATTGGCTGATGACATGAAAAAAGTTGAGGGGGGGGCATTTTTCAATGTGGAAGCCCTACCGGAAGGCAGTGTCCTGATTTTTCCCATTGCGCTTAAGGAAAAAGGTTGGCAACCCTTTGGCCAATCGACAACCCAAGACCTTTATTTTGGTGGTTTAGAGTCCATTGGCTTTGGCCACACCAGCGTTACATTAGGTGGAGACTTATAG
- a CDS encoding type III-B CRISPR module-associated Cmr3 family protein translates to MIDYKPWVAESRPHNAMESGTRQVKDADGYFVENGIRLKEHWSLAIASTISFLFLLMVEHINLNGDTLSLGKQKLGYVVGKVFLQGYQKNGFKTPSFRRALVGFVCRV, encoded by the coding sequence TTGATCGACTATAAACCTTGGGTAGCGGAAAGTCGTCCCCATAATGCCATGGAATCGGGCACTCGTCAGGTGAAGGATGCAGACGGTTATTTTGTCGAAAATGGCATCCGTTTAAAGGAACATTGGTCGTTGGCGATCGCCAGCACAATCTCTTTCCTATTCCTCCTGATGGTGGAGCACATAAATTTGAACGGCGACACACTTTCGCTAGGGAAACAAAAACTTGGTTACGTTGTTGGTAAAGTTTTTTTACAAGGTTATCAGAAAAATGGGTTTAAAACCCCCTCCTTCAGGAGGGCTTTAGTTGGTTTTGTATGTAGAGTCTAA
- a CDS encoding helix-turn-helix domain-containing protein: MKSKEVEDVKIGSQDSSSLISIFEDCLGCKWTISILVSISDGFNRPGILLKKNQGLSTKVLNECLRRLVEYKILQKFTYPETPPRVEYFLTSFGQEITDILIRIRQLQNEFQNISQ; the protein is encoded by the coding sequence ATGAAGTCTAAAGAAGTAGAAGATGTAAAAATAGGGAGCCAGGATTCTTCTAGCTTAATTTCCATATTTGAAGACTGCCTTGGTTGCAAGTGGACAATATCAATTCTTGTCAGTATTTCTGATGGTTTTAATCGTCCGGGAATTTTATTAAAGAAGAATCAAGGACTATCTACTAAAGTTTTGAATGAATGTTTAAGAAGATTGGTCGAATACAAAATTCTTCAGAAATTCACCTATCCTGAAACTCCGCCTCGGGTTGAATATTTTCTTACTAGTTTTGGTCAAGAAATTACTGATATTTTAATAAGGATAAGGCAGTTGCAGAATGAATTTCAAAACATATCTCAGTGA